In Alosa alosa isolate M-15738 ecotype Scorff River chromosome 23, AALO_Geno_1.1, whole genome shotgun sequence, a single window of DNA contains:
- the ddt gene encoding D-dopachrome decarboxylase: protein MPFIDLESNLPASKFTEEFLKKLCTATATALGKPEERMNLVVKAGLPMLIAGSCSPCVMLSVSAIGVTDTAEKNKEHSAKIFQFLTGELGLTEDRIVIRFYALEPMQVGKKGTVMSFL from the exons ATGCCTTTCATTGATTTGGAATCGAACTTGCCAGCAAGCAAATTTACGGAGGAGTTTTTGAAGAAATTATGCACTGCCACCGCCACTGCGCTTGGGAAACCGGAAGAA AGAATGAACCTGGTGGTTAAAGCGGGACTACCCATGCTCATAGCCGGATCCTGTTCGCCGTGCGTGATGCTGTCCGTGTCCGCTATCGGCGTTACTGACACGGCGGAAAAGAACAAGGAGCACAGTGCAAAGATATTTCAGTTCCTTACCGGGGAACTGGGCTTGACCGAAGACCG GATTGTCATCCGGTTTTATGCACTGGAACCAATGCAGGTGGGCAAGAAGGGGACAGTAATGAGCTTTCTGTGA
- the chchd10 gene encoding coiled-coil-helix-coiled-coil-helix domain-containing protein 10, mitochondrial: MARGSRSRPSAPVSAQAPSYAPAPAPPPPAALAPIQPKQPGLMAQMATTAAGVAVGSAVGHVVGGALTGAFSGGSSSSPEPAKPASAFQEPPRMPAQQGPCLYEVRQFLDCATTQTDLSLCEGFNEALKQCKFSQGVNQLV, encoded by the exons ATGGCAAGAGGAAGCCGTAGTCGCCCGTCTGCACCTGTCAG TGCCCAAGCACCATCCTATGCCCCAGcgcctgcccccccacccccagctgCCCTGGCCCCAATTCAGCCCAAGCAGCCGGGACTCATGGCCCAGATGGCCACCACTGCAGCTGGGGTGGCAGTGGGCTCTGCTGTCGGGCATGTGGTGGGTGGGGCCCTGACCGGAGCGTTCAGTGGtggaagcagcagcagccccgAACCAGCCAAGCCTGCAAGTGCATTTCAG GAGCCTCCCCGGATGCCCGCTCAGCAGGGCCCATGCCTTTATGAGGTGAGGCAGTTCCTGGACTGTGCCACCACACAGACGGACCTCAGTCTGTGCGAGGGCTTCAACGAGGCCCTCAAACAGTGCAAGTTCTCACAGG GTGTGAATCAACTGGTTTGA